In Marivivens aquimaris, one genomic interval encodes:
- a CDS encoding endonuclease/exonuclease/phosphatase family protein, giving the protein MARQAVRDGIVGALVLTEVVVVGLGAFARLVPSEVHTNSVLRVMDSLSLHLLIMGLLLVGVIAALGAIRVALAAGLVTLTALGFLLADQRQHSLPFVAAEGSVRVLWFNVLYDNVEKSAAIVDAIIEANPDLVVLGEAGALVADMDRLAANYDWITDCPDDHCEVVMLGRGESSAEEQRFGILRPGRYFTAELPVGGSMLTVVGAHFVKPWFDGLAGTEQWQLRNRVRKIEGPVLVVGDFNAAPWSNPVRWMMEGADLYSARVPVATWPVGAGALGVPIDQVFVGHGARLVSVEAFGDDLGSNHRGLLAEVTIPQ; this is encoded by the coding sequence ATGGCACGTCAGGCAGTTCGGGACGGTATTGTTGGCGCGTTGGTGCTGACCGAAGTGGTGGTCGTCGGGCTGGGCGCTTTTGCGCGGCTCGTGCCGTCAGAGGTCCACACGAACTCCGTCCTGCGGGTCATGGACAGCCTGTCACTCCACCTGCTGATTATGGGGCTGTTGTTGGTGGGCGTGATCGCGGCGCTTGGGGCCATTCGCGTGGCTTTAGCGGCGGGTCTAGTGACATTAACGGCGCTGGGATTTCTTTTGGCAGATCAGCGGCAGCACTCTTTGCCATTCGTCGCTGCGGAAGGCTCGGTGCGTGTGCTCTGGTTCAACGTGCTCTACGACAATGTCGAGAAATCCGCGGCCATCGTCGACGCCATTATCGAGGCGAACCCCGATCTGGTGGTGCTGGGCGAGGCGGGGGCTCTCGTGGCGGATATGGACCGGCTGGCCGCCAACTACGACTGGATCACGGACTGCCCCGATGACCACTGTGAGGTCGTCATGCTGGGGCGCGGCGAAAGTTCCGCCGAAGAGCAGCGGTTTGGTATCCTCCGGCCCGGACGGTATTTCACAGCCGAGCTGCCGGTGGGTGGGTCAATGCTGACTGTCGTTGGCGCGCATTTCGTAAAGCCGTGGTTCGATGGCCTCGCAGGGACAGAGCAGTGGCAGCTTCGTAATCGCGTCAGGAAGATCGAAGGGCCGGTGCTCGTCGTCGGCGACTTTAACGCGGCACCGTGGAGCAATCCAGTTCGGTGGATGATGGAAGGCGCGGACCTCTATTCCGCGCGTGTGCCGGTCGCCACATGGCCCGTTGGGGCAGGGGCGCTGGGGGTGCCGATCGACCAAGTGTTCGTCGGGCACGGGGCGCGGCTTGTGTCGGTGGAGGCGTTTGGCGATGACCTTGGCTCCAACCATCGCGGTCTGTTGGCCGAAGTCACCATCCCACAATGA
- a CDS encoding dipeptidase has protein sequence MIKRILLTVLGFALLVVVCFFAFAPSIAEKMRNNVIGHEPYEVSDEAAALHATLTVGDWHADSLLWNRDLTKRGSYGQVDLPRLGEGNVAMQVFTAVTKSPMGLNYDENDADALDNITLLSIGQLWPVRTWGSIYERAMYQAEKLHEFELEDPDHLRIVTTEAELDEVLEARANAAPLVAGILGMEGAHPLEGDIAKMDRLWDAGYRLMGLTHFFDNEVAGSLHGTGNHGLTEFGREVVAKAEADGWIIDLAHVSPQAAREVVDMTNVPLIVSHSGIHGHCAVKRNFEDDLIKDIAATGGVIGMGYWAEVACGDITPTGIARMIVAAIETVGEDHVSLGSDFDGSVETAFDTSELPALTSALLDAGLTEDQVRKIMGENMLRVLRARLN, from the coding sequence ATGATCAAACGTATTCTACTGACCGTACTGGGGTTCGCGCTTCTGGTGGTCGTCTGCTTCTTTGCCTTTGCGCCAAGCATCGCGGAGAAGATGCGCAACAACGTTATCGGTCACGAACCTTACGAGGTCTCGGACGAGGCTGCCGCGCTGCACGCTACGCTGACGGTTGGTGACTGGCACGCCGATAGCCTCCTGTGGAACAGGGATCTGACCAAGCGCGGCTCTTACGGTCAGGTCGACCTGCCGCGCCTTGGCGAAGGCAACGTTGCTATGCAGGTGTTCACCGCCGTCACCAAATCTCCGATGGGTCTGAACTACGACGAGAACGACGCAGACGCGCTCGACAACATCACGCTGTTGTCCATCGGTCAGCTGTGGCCGGTCCGTACATGGGGCAGCATCTATGAGCGCGCCATGTATCAGGCCGAAAAGCTGCACGAGTTCGAACTGGAAGACCCCGACCATCTGCGGATCGTGACAACCGAAGCCGAACTGGACGAGGTTCTGGAAGCACGCGCCAATGCCGCGCCGCTCGTCGCGGGCATCCTCGGAATGGAGGGCGCGCATCCGCTGGAGGGCGACATCGCCAAAATGGACCGCCTCTGGGACGCGGGCTATCGCCTGATGGGTCTGACGCACTTTTTCGACAACGAGGTCGCCGGTTCCTTGCATGGTACGGGCAACCATGGCCTCACCGAGTTCGGCCGCGAGGTGGTCGCCAAAGCCGAAGCGGACGGCTGGATCATCGACCTTGCGCACGTCAGCCCTCAGGCCGCGCGCGAGGTCGTCGATATGACCAACGTGCCGCTTATCGTCAGCCACAGCGGCATCCACGGACACTGCGCGGTGAAGCGAAATTTCGAGGATGATCTGATCAAGGACATCGCAGCAACCGGCGGCGTGATCGGCATGGGCTACTGGGCCGAGGTCGCTTGTGGGGACATCACGCCCACCGGCATCGCGCGGATGATCGTCGCGGCGATCGAGACGGTAGGGGAAGACCACGTTTCGCTTGGCTCGGACTTCGACGGGTCGGTCGAAACGGCGTTCGATACGTCCGAACTGCCTGCGCTGACTTCGGCCCTGCTGGACGCGGGATTGACCGAGGATCAAGTGCGCAAGATCATGGGCGAGAACATGCTCCGCGTTCTGCGGGCGCGCCTGAATTAA
- a CDS encoding Gfo/Idh/MocA family protein, translating into MKPVKWGVLGAANFAKEFMARAIHAAEGAEFAAIATSDAKKAEPFQAFAPNLKVYTDYDALLADPEIEAVYIPLPNHLHVDWTVKALEAGKHVLCEKPIAMEEGEFDRLIAARDASGNLAAEAYMIVHHPQFIRAKQLVQSGVLGDLTLVDTVFSYNNAADVENIRNRPETGGGALPDIGVYIFGSARFVTGEEPTAIAHSQITRENGVDVFTQMTAEFPSFAYRGVISMRMAPRQYITFHGTKGHLTLTAPFNAGVYDVAELTLETTAGRQMERWPSANHYVLQVQNFCRSVREGTAYPCPLEFSRGTQRMIDMTIAAADGA; encoded by the coding sequence ATGAAGCCGGTTAAATGGGGTGTTCTGGGGGCGGCGAATTTCGCCAAGGAATTCATGGCTCGCGCGATCCACGCCGCTGAAGGTGCCGAGTTTGCGGCCATAGCGACGTCGGATGCCAAAAAGGCAGAGCCGTTTCAGGCTTTCGCGCCGAACCTCAAGGTCTACACCGACTACGACGCGCTGCTGGCCGATCCCGAGATCGAAGCCGTCTATATTCCGCTGCCGAACCATCTGCATGTCGATTGGACGGTGAAGGCTTTGGAGGCGGGCAAGCACGTCCTGTGTGAAAAGCCGATCGCGATGGAGGAAGGCGAGTTCGACCGCCTCATCGCTGCGCGGGACGCCTCGGGCAACCTCGCTGCCGAAGCCTACATGATCGTCCACCACCCGCAGTTCATCCGCGCCAAGCAACTGGTGCAGAGCGGCGTTCTGGGCGACCTTACGCTTGTCGATACGGTGTTCAGCTACAACAACGCAGCCGACGTCGAAAACATTCGCAACCGTCCCGAAACCGGCGGTGGCGCGTTGCCGGACATTGGCGTCTACATCTTCGGCTCGGCCCGTTTCGTGACAGGGGAGGAGCCGACCGCCATCGCGCATTCGCAGATCACCCGCGAGAATGGCGTCGATGTGTTCACACAGATGACTGCCGAGTTCCCTTCATTTGCTTATCGCGGCGTGATCTCCATGCGTATGGCACCGCGCCAGTACATCACGTTCCACGGCACCAAGGGCCACCTGACGCTCACCGCGCCTTTCAATGCAGGCGTCTACGACGTGGCTGAACTCACGCTGGAAACCACCGCAGGCCGCCAGATGGAGCGTTGGCCGAGTGCGAACCACTACGTGCTGCAGGTCCAGAATTTCTGCCGTTCGGTCCGCGAAGGCACTGCCTATCCGTGCCCGCTCGAATTCAGCCGCGGTACGCAGCGCATGATCGACATGACAATCGCGGCGGCTGATGGCGCCTGA
- the rpoH gene encoding RNA polymerase sigma factor RpoH encodes MSTYANLPAPSPEQGLNRYLQEIRKFPMLEPEEEYMLAKRWVDHQDSASAHRMVTSHLRLAAKIAMGYRGYGLPQAEVISEANVGLMQAVKRFDPEKGFRLATYAMWWIRASIQEYILRSWSLVKLGTTSAQKKLFFNLRKAKARIGAFEDGDLRPENVQRIANDLGVTEDEVVQMNRRMSGGDASLNATIGTEDDSSTQWQDWLEDEDADQATAYEEQDEMDSRRAMLAEAMDVLNDREKDILVQRRLSDETVTLEDLSSRYEVSRERIRQIEVRAFEKIQKRMQELAKEKGMLETA; translated from the coding sequence ATGAGCACTTATGCAAATCTTCCGGCTCCGTCGCCGGAACAGGGTTTAAACCGGTATCTTCAGGAAATCCGCAAGTTTCCGATGCTGGAGCCCGAAGAAGAATACATGCTGGCGAAGCGTTGGGTCGATCACCAAGACTCCGCGTCGGCGCACCGTATGGTCACAAGCCACCTCCGCCTCGCCGCGAAAATCGCGATGGGCTACCGTGGTTATGGCCTGCCGCAGGCCGAGGTGATTTCCGAAGCTAACGTCGGTCTGATGCAGGCGGTGAAGCGTTTCGACCCCGAGAAGGGTTTCCGCCTCGCGACCTATGCGATGTGGTGGATTCGTGCGTCGATCCAAGAATACATCCTGCGTTCGTGGTCGCTGGTGAAGCTTGGCACGACGTCGGCGCAGAAGAAGCTGTTCTTCAACCTTCGCAAGGCCAAGGCCCGCATCGGTGCATTCGAAGATGGCGACCTGCGCCCCGAGAACGTGCAACGCATCGCGAACGACCTTGGTGTTACCGAGGACGAAGTTGTCCAGATGAACCGCCGTATGAGTGGCGGCGACGCTTCGCTCAATGCGACCATCGGCACCGAGGACGACAGCTCGACCCAATGGCAGGACTGGCTCGAAGACGAGGATGCGGATCAGGCTACCGCGTATGAAGAGCAGGACGAGATGGACAGCCGCCGCGCCATGCTGGCCGAAGCCATGGATGTTCTGAATGACCGCGAGAAGGACATTCTGGTGCAGCGCCGCCTATCTGACGAAACTGTCACGCTCGAAGACCTGTCATCACGTTACGAGGTCAGCCGCGAGCGTATCCGCCAGATCGAAGTTCGTGCGTTCGAGAAAATCCAGAAACGGATGCAGGAACTTGCTAAGGAAAAAGGCATGCTCGAAACCGCATGA
- a CDS encoding RluA family pseudouridine synthase has translation MATSLVSFVIAEDPPARLDKALSRDVPAEADLSRSRLAKLIEEGAVKVAGEVVTNPRFKVAGGEEIEITVEAATETDIVAEDIPLTVVYEDDDLIVIDKPAGMVVHPAPGTPNGTVVNALMFHCGESLSGIGGEKRPGIVHRIDKDTTGLLVAAKNDKAHHGLAAQFEKHSVERRYLAVCYGAPDQNDPRIHGIRGTNFEAGNILKIQTFLGRHKTDRQRQAVSFEQGRHAVTRARIIETLGEPASAALIECWLETGRTHQIRVHMSHVGHSLIGDPVYGGKRKLNAKAVGDAGVEAASRFDRQALHAATLGFDHPVTGEWMEFESELPDDMAELVTALGGSL, from the coding sequence ATGGCCACGTCCCTTGTCAGCTTTGTGATTGCGGAAGATCCGCCCGCCCGACTTGATAAGGCGCTTTCGCGTGATGTGCCAGCAGAGGCTGACCTGTCCCGCTCGCGGCTGGCCAAGCTGATCGAAGAGGGCGCCGTAAAGGTGGCAGGGGAGGTCGTGACCAACCCGCGCTTCAAAGTCGCTGGCGGCGAAGAGATCGAGATCACGGTCGAGGCCGCGACCGAGACCGACATCGTGGCCGAGGATATTCCGCTCACCGTGGTCTATGAGGATGATGACCTCATCGTCATCGACAAACCCGCTGGCATGGTCGTCCACCCCGCGCCCGGTACGCCGAACGGCACCGTGGTCAACGCGCTGATGTTCCACTGCGGGGAGAGCCTTTCGGGAATCGGTGGGGAGAAGCGTCCAGGTATCGTGCACCGTATCGACAAGGATACGACGGGTCTGCTGGTCGCGGCCAAGAACGACAAGGCCCACCATGGGCTCGCCGCGCAGTTCGAAAAGCACTCGGTCGAGCGTCGCTATCTCGCGGTCTGCTACGGCGCACCCGATCAGAACGATCCGCGCATCCACGGTATTCGCGGCACCAATTTTGAAGCCGGCAATATCCTCAAAATCCAGACCTTCCTCGGTCGTCATAAGACCGACCGTCAGCGTCAGGCTGTCAGCTTCGAGCAGGGCCGCCATGCCGTGACCCGCGCCCGTATCATCGAAACGCTGGGCGAGCCTGCCTCTGCCGCGCTGATCGAATGCTGGCTGGAAACAGGCCGCACGCACCAGATCCGCGTGCACATGTCCCATGTGGGTCACAGCCTCATCGGTGATCCGGTTTACGGCGGTAAGCGTAAACTTAATGCAAAGGCCGTTGGAGATGCGGGTGTCGAGGCTGCAAGTCGCTTCGACCGGCAAGCCCTCCATGCCGCGACGCTGGGGTTCGATCATCCTGTGACTGGAGAATGGATGGAGTTCGAATCCGAGCTGCCGGATGACATGGCGGAACTTGTCACTGCTCTAGGCGGTTCTCTTTGA
- a CDS encoding DUF6476 family protein, which translates to MTKAPEDMDELPPVAVFLKRLVLAMAVVMIAGFVVLIVTLVTRLNGPSLSMPDSITLPDGVEATSYTVGNGWYAVVAGDEILVFNATTGAMTQRVQIDYQQ; encoded by the coding sequence ATGACGAAGGCTCCCGAAGATATGGATGAACTGCCGCCGGTTGCCGTTTTCCTAAAAAGACTGGTTCTGGCGATGGCGGTCGTGATGATCGCAGGCTTCGTAGTGCTAATTGTAACGCTTGTCACCCGCTTGAACGGCCCCTCGCTGTCGATGCCTGACAGCATCACCTTGCCCGATGGCGTAGAGGCGACATCGTACACCGTTGGCAATGGTTGGTATGCGGTGGTTGCCGGGGACGAAATCCTCGTCTTCAACGCGACGACAGGCGCCATGACCCAAAGGGTTCAGATCGACTACCAGCAGTGA
- a CDS encoding DUF6324 family protein, translating into MGINSEREIEANLQIGPTNTGMVRLFIEAEGGIEIPMDFDPEEAEEIAEEIRAAAQGARAMSKKKR; encoded by the coding sequence ATGGGTATTAATAGCGAACGCGAAATCGAAGCGAATCTGCAAATCGGACCGACCAACACCGGTATGGTCCGCCTGTTCATCGAAGCCGAAGGCGGCATCGAGATCCCGATGGACTTCGATCCCGAAGAAGCCGAGGAAATCGCAGAAGAAATCCGCGCTGCTGCACAAGGTGCGCGCGCTATGTCCAAGAAGAAGCGCTAA
- a CDS encoding MmcB family DNA repair protein produces the protein MKPGQLLARGVSRFLLSHDFVTVEELVPTGGLRVDVMALGPKGEIWIVECKSSRADYQSDKKWQGYLEWCDRFFWAVDADFPVELLPDDSGLIIADSYGGEIVRMPDETKLAAARRKVMIQKFARHAAIRQHAARDPGMKLSASSWT, from the coding sequence ATGAAGCCCGGTCAATTGCTGGCCCGCGGGGTTTCGCGATTTCTGTTGAGCCATGACTTTGTCACCGTCGAAGAACTGGTGCCTACGGGTGGTCTGCGGGTAGATGTGATGGCACTCGGCCCAAAAGGCGAGATCTGGATCGTCGAATGCAAATCCAGCCGCGCCGACTATCAGTCGGATAAGAAATGGCAGGGATATCTGGAATGGTGTGACCGCTTTTTCTGGGCGGTCGATGCGGACTTTCCGGTCGAACTGCTCCCTGACGACTCAGGTCTGATCATCGCCGACAGTTACGGCGGAGAGATCGTGCGGATGCCGGATGAGACAAAACTGGCCGCCGCGCGCCGGAAGGTCATGATCCAGAAATTCGCGCGGCATGCGGCGATCCGCCAACATGCCGCCCGCGATCCTGGAATGAAGCTTAGCGCTTCTTCTTGGACATAG
- a CDS encoding HdeD family acid-resistance protein, which yields MSVGGFPNVRRDPKRAFLQKLKRRLNVIGVAMLILGVLALVFPFYFTALAKVVVGWFFLLIGAVTLYNAVWARKLADGLLSGAVAALYLAVGVYLSFVASGGLVGLTAIVAVAFLIDGAIEYALAMRRKPRAGWNWIALSGLSSAMLGGVLLALLPTDAAWALGAVLGLNSVTTGLSVLAMARAVRRPAE from the coding sequence ATGTCAGTCGGGGGCTTCCCTAACGTACGGCGCGATCCGAAGCGCGCGTTTCTCCAGAAGCTCAAGCGCCGCCTCAATGTGATTGGGGTGGCGATGTTGATTCTGGGGGTGCTTGCTTTGGTATTTCCGTTCTACTTTACCGCGCTCGCCAAGGTGGTCGTCGGCTGGTTCTTCCTGCTGATCGGCGCAGTCACGCTTTATAACGCCGTCTGGGCGCGCAAGCTGGCGGATGGACTGCTCAGTGGTGCGGTCGCCGCGCTATACCTCGCCGTTGGCGTCTATCTGTCTTTCGTCGCAAGTGGCGGATTGGTTGGGCTGACCGCGATCGTCGCGGTCGCTTTCCTGATCGACGGCGCGATTGAATACGCACTGGCCATGCGCCGCAAGCCGCGGGCAGGGTGGAACTGGATCGCGCTGAGCGGGCTGTCTTCGGCCATGCTTGGCGGTGTGCTGCTTGCACTTTTGCCGACCGATGCCGCTTGGGCGCTGGGCGCTGTTTTGGGGCTGAACTCCGTTACGACAGGACTGTCGGTCCTTGCGATGGCGCGAGCTGTGCGCCGTCCGGCAGAGTGA
- the nusB gene encoding transcription antitermination factor NusB, with the protein MTVSNNQLRKMKSASRLFAVQALFQMEAAGQTVESVVEEFETFRFGEIFEDWEMQEGEPDVFRNLIDGAVENQAKIDQMTDRALVAKWPLGRIDPTLRALFRAAGSEFVAAETPPKVVIVEFVQVAEAFFPEGKEPKFVNAVLDHMAREARPDAF; encoded by the coding sequence ATGACTGTTTCGAACAACCAACTTCGCAAGATGAAATCGGCTTCGCGCCTTTTCGCTGTTCAGGCCCTCTTCCAGATGGAAGCGGCGGGTCAGACCGTGGAATCCGTGGTCGAGGAGTTCGAGACGTTCCGCTTCGGAGAGATCTTCGAAGACTGGGAAATGCAGGAAGGGGAGCCGGATGTGTTCCGCAACCTCATCGACGGTGCAGTCGAAAATCAGGCGAAGATCGACCAGATGACCGACCGCGCACTCGTCGCGAAATGGCCGCTGGGCCGCATCGACCCGACCCTGCGTGCGCTTTTCCGCGCTGCCGGATCGGAGTTCGTAGCCGCCGAGACGCCGCCGAAAGTGGTCATCGTCGAGTTCGTACAGGTTGCCGAAGCCTTCTTCCCCGAGGGTAAAGAGCCGAAGTTCGTGAACGCCGTTCTTGACCACATGGCACGCGAGGCACGCCCCGACGCCTTCTGA
- a CDS encoding 6,7-dimethyl-8-ribityllumazine synthase, whose product MAGASHYTLERPTFDKPVKILIVVAPYYKDITDGMVAGAKAEIEAAGGTWELVEVPGALEVPTAVGIAARMKDFDGYVALGCVIRGETTHYDTVCNDSSRALTLLGLQGHCIGNGILTVENYEQAAVRSDPEGQNKGGGAAAAALHLIDLGRKWGRAGSIGFTNDILMAREG is encoded by the coding sequence ATGGCTGGTGCATCCCACTACACGCTCGAACGTCCGACTTTCGATAAGCCAGTCAAAATCCTGATCGTCGTCGCGCCTTACTACAAGGACATCACCGATGGCATGGTCGCAGGTGCGAAGGCCGAGATCGAGGCCGCAGGCGGCACTTGGGAGCTGGTCGAAGTGCCTGGCGCGCTGGAAGTTCCGACCGCCGTCGGCATCGCCGCCCGCATGAAGGACTTCGACGGCTACGTTGCGCTGGGCTGCGTCATTCGCGGTGAAACCACCCACTACGACACGGTGTGTAACGATTCGTCCCGCGCGCTCACGCTGCTCGGCCTTCAGGGGCATTGCATCGGCAACGGTATCCTCACGGTCGAAAACTACGAGCAGGCAGCCGTGCGTTCCGATCCCGAAGGCCAGAACAAAGGTGGCGGCGCGGCCGCTGCGGCCTTGCACCTGATCGACTTGGGGCGTAAGTGGGGCCGCGCTGGCTCGATCGGCTTTACCAACGACATCCTTATGGCCCGAGAGGGCTGA
- the ribB gene encoding 3,4-dihydroxy-2-butanone-4-phosphate synthase, which translates to MTADFENAGPVERELRDAISPIEEIISEARNGRMFILVDHEDRENEGDFVIPAQMCTPDAINFMATHGRGLICLTMSGQRIDQLGLPLMASTNSSRHETAFTVSIEAREGVSTGISAADRAHTVAVAIDGNKGAQDIATPGHIFPLRARDGGVLVRAGHTEAATDIARLAGLIPAGVICEIMKEDGDMARLPDLVAIAKQHNLKIGTISDLIAYRRRHDNLVRIKEQTTITSEYGGEWQMRIYSDETHGAEHIALIKGDVTSDKPALVRMHSFDPLLDMVGTGETGRAFEFSRSMKLIAQEGSGVVVLLRDTDMQIATGDSVSPKTLRQYGVGAQILSSFGLSEITLLTNSPAPKVIGLDAYGLEIVGTRPITE; encoded by the coding sequence ATGACTGCCGATTTCGAAAACGCCGGACCTGTCGAACGCGAACTACGTGACGCGATCAGCCCGATCGAGGAGATCATCTCCGAGGCCCGCAACGGCCGCATGTTCATCCTCGTCGACCACGAGGACCGCGAGAACGAAGGCGATTTCGTCATTCCGGCGCAGATGTGTACGCCCGATGCGATCAACTTCATGGCCACCCACGGGCGCGGCCTGATCTGCCTGACCATGAGCGGCCAGCGCATTGACCAGCTTGGCTTGCCGCTGATGGCCTCGACCAACTCGTCCCGCCACGAGACCGCGTTCACCGTGTCCATTGAGGCTCGCGAAGGCGTCTCGACCGGTATCTCCGCAGCCGACCGTGCTCACACCGTTGCTGTGGCTATCGACGGCAACAAAGGTGCGCAGGACATCGCGACGCCGGGCCACATTTTCCCGCTGCGCGCTCGCGACGGCGGCGTTCTGGTTCGCGCCGGTCACACCGAAGCCGCGACCGACATCGCCCGTCTGGCCGGTCTGATCCCCGCTGGTGTCATCTGCGAGATCATGAAGGAAGACGGCGACATGGCCCGCCTGCCGGACCTCGTTGCCATCGCCAAGCAGCATAACCTCAAGATCGGCACCATCAGTGACCTGATCGCCTATCGCCGACGTCACGATAACCTCGTGCGGATCAAGGAACAGACGACCATCACTTCCGAATATGGCGGTGAATGGCAGATGCGGATCTATTCTGACGAAACCCACGGCGCAGAGCACATCGCGTTGATTAAGGGCGACGTGACCTCCGACAAACCCGCGCTGGTGCGGATGCACTCGTTCGATCCGTTGCTCGACATGGTCGGGACGGGTGAAACGGGGCGTGCGTTCGAATTCTCGCGTTCGATGAAGCTGATCGCGCAAGAGGGCAGCGGTGTGGTCGTCCTACTGCGTGACACCGACATGCAGATCGCGACCGGAGACAGCGTGTCGCCCAAGACGCTCCGCCAATACGGCGTTGGCGCACAAATCCTGTCCTCTTTTGGACTGTCCGAAATCACCCTGCTGACCAACTCGCCCGCGCCGAAAGTGATCGGACTGGACGCCTACGGGCTCGAGATCGTCGGCACCCGACCCATTACGGAGTAA
- a CDS encoding riboflavin synthase has protein sequence MFTGIITDVGKILEVEQRGDLRARIGTEYDVDGIDIGASIACDGCCLTVIALGTEPQNWFDVEISAESVSKTNIGQNMWHVGKRLNLERALKVGDELGGHIVSGHVDGVAELIELKDEGDSTRMTFRAPDDLAKFIAPKGSVALNGTSLTVNEVDGATFGINVIPHTKTVTTWGDVKVGDPINLEIDTMARYVARLRDWG, from the coding sequence ATGTTCACCGGCATCATCACTGACGTAGGCAAAATTCTCGAAGTCGAGCAGCGCGGCGATCTGCGCGCCCGTATCGGCACGGAATACGATGTGGACGGCATCGATATCGGTGCCTCGATAGCGTGCGACGGCTGCTGCCTGACCGTGATTGCGCTAGGCACCGAGCCGCAGAACTGGTTCGACGTCGAAATCAGTGCCGAGAGCGTTTCGAAGACCAACATCGGCCAGAACATGTGGCACGTTGGCAAGCGCCTGAACCTCGAACGTGCGCTGAAGGTCGGCGACGAGCTTGGTGGTCATATCGTTTCGGGTCACGTCGATGGCGTGGCAGAATTGATCGAGCTGAAGGACGAGGGCGATAGCACTCGCATGACGTTCCGCGCACCGGACGATCTGGCCAAGTTCATCGCGCCGAAGGGTTCAGTCGCATTGAACGGCACCTCGCTGACCGTGAACGAAGTCGACGGCGCGACCTTCGGCATCAACGTCATCCCGCACACCAAGACGGTGACGACTTGGGGAGACGTGAAGGTCGGCGATCCGATCAACCTCGAGATTGACACGATGGCCCGCTACGTGGCCCGCCTGCGGGACTGGGGCTAA